The stretch of DNA AAGCGCAGGCTCGCCGACACCGACGCCGCCGTCGTACTCAAGTTGGGCCGATCGTATCCCGCTGTGCGAGAAGCACTTTCGTCAGCCGGACGACTGGACAAGGCGTTCTACGTGGAACGGGCCAGCACGCCGGAGCAGCGCGTGCTGGCGGCCGGTGAGGTTGACGACGACACGGTGCCGTACTTCTCCTTGGCGATGCTGCCCGGCGCCGCGGCGGCGGATGCACCCACGGGCAGCGTCGCCGTGGTGGGCCTCGGCCCGGGCGACACCGCCTGGATGACGCCGCAGAGTCGCCGCGAATTGGCCGCAGCCACCGACCTGATCGGTTATGGCCCCTACCTCGACCGGGTCGGCACCCGCGACGGGCAACACCGGCACCCCAGCGACAACACCGACGAGCCCGCGCGCGCCCGGCTGGCCTGCACACTTGCGCAGCAAGGCCACGCGGTCGCGGTGGTGTCCTCCGGCGATCCCGGCGTGTTCGCGATGGCGACGGCGGTGCTGGAGGAAGCCAAGCAATGGCCCGGGGTGGCCGTGCGGGTGATTCCCGCGATGACGGCCGCACAGGCCGTCGCGAGCCGGGTCGGCGCCCCGCTGGGCCACGACTATGCGGTCATCTCGCTGTCCGATCGGCTCAAGCCGTGGGAGGTCATCGAGCAGCGGCTGACCGCGGCCGCGCAGGCCGACCTGGTGCTGGCGATCTACAACCCCGCGTCCAAGACCCGCACGTGGCAGGTCGGGGCGATGCGTGATCTGCTGTTGGCCCATCGCGATTGCAGCACTCCGGTGGTGATCGGCCGCGACGTGTCGGGACCGCGCGAAGAGGTCAGGGTGGTCAGGCTCGCCGATCTCGACCCCGCCGATGTCGACATGCGCTGCCTGCTGATCATCGGGTCGTCGCAGACGCAGTGGTACTCAGACGAAGCCGGGGACAGGGTCTTCACGCCGCGCCGCTACCCCGAGTTCTGATATCGCCGAAACTGGCGCAGTGCTAACGTCCGCCACGTGACTCCTGGCATTCCACGCACACCGGAAAATGTAACGCCGGCTTGGCTCGGATCGGTCCTTGGCGCCGAGGTCCGCTATGTCGGCGTCACGCCCATCGGCACCGGCCAGACCGGCGCGACGTATCGGGTGTCCGCGACATATGCGGCCGACGTTGACCTGCCGGACACATTCGCGGTCAAGCTGCCTGCCACCGACGATACGGTCCGCGAGCGCGTCGCACTCGGCTACCGCTCCGAGGTCGAGTTCTACACCGACGTCGCCGAGCACATGAGCGTCCCGGTGCCGGGGTGCTACTTCAGCGACATCAGCGACAGCGGAGCCGATTTCGTGCTGGTGCTCGCCGATATGGCGCCTGCCGTACAGGGCGATCAGATCGCTGGCTGCACACCGGAGGAAGCACAACTGGCGGTGGACGCCATCGCCGGGTTGCACGGCCCGAGTTGGTGCGATCCGACTTGGCTTGGGCTGGCGTCGATCTCGATGCCGAAACCGGGCGACGAAGCAGCAGCGAAAGGCCTCGGCGATGTATCGGTGATGGCCGCCGACATCACCATCGAGAAGCTCGGTCCGCGCATGAGCACCGAGGATTGCGAAACCCTGCGCGCTGCGATGGGATTGGTGACGCCGTGGCTGTTGGCCGAGCCGGACCGGTTCTCGCTGATGCACGGTGACTACCGGCTCGACAATCTGCTGTTCGACCCGGATCGCACGCGCATCACGGTGGTCGACTGGCAGACCATGGGGGTCGGCCTGCCGACGCGGGACCTGGCGTACTTCACCGCGACCAGCCTCGCACCCGAGATGCGAGCGGAGATCGAGCGGGACTTGGTTAGCCGGTATCACGACGCGCTGTCGGGGTACGGCGTGACGGGTTACGACGCCGAGACATGTTGGCGCGACTACCGTCTCGGCGTGGTGCAGGCGCCGTTGATCAGCGCGCTCGGCTTTGCGTTCGCGGCGTCCACCGAACGCGGCGACGAGATGATGCTGACGATGTTCCACCGTGGCTGCCGGGCGATCCGCGAGCTGGAGACGTTGGAGCTGATCAACAGCTACTGACCCAGTCGACGGCGTCGTCGACGGTGCTCACCGTCGTCACCCCCGCAGGCAACGGCGGACGGTCCACCATCACCACCGCGACACCGAGCGCCGAGGCCGCATCCAGTTTCGGTCGGGTCATTGCTCCCCCGCTGTTCTTGGTCACCAACGCATCAACGCGGTGCTCACGCAGCAGGGCGAGCTCGTCGTCATAGCGATACGGACCACGTGACAACACGAGTTGGTGACGACGGGGCAAGGCATCGGCATCCGGGGCGGTGACCGCACGGATCAGGAACCACGCGTCGACATCGACGAAGGCCGCCGTGCCGGACCGCCCCGTGGTCAGAAACACCCGCGAAAAGTGCTCGGTGGCAACAGTTTTTGCCGCATCTGCATCGGAGTGTACGACGATCGCATCACCGGGATCCCAGGGGGGCCGGGCCAGCACGAGATGCGGCAGGCCCACCGCGTCGCAGGCGGCCGCGGCGTTGGCAGTGATGGTGGCGGCATACGGATGCGTGGCGTCGACCACAACGTCGACACCGGTCTCGGACAACCACTGCCGCAGTCCCTCGACACCACCGAAGCCACCGATGCGCACCTCACCCACCGGCAGTGCGGGATCCGGGACCCGGCCTGCCAGCGAGCTGATCAGGTCGACGTCGGGATGCAGGCGCGCGGCAAGCGCGCGAGCCTCGGACGTGCCGCCGAGCAGCAGCACCCGCATCAGTGTCGCCCTCGCCGCACCCGACTCGACGAGTAGAGGTAGCTATCCGAAAAGCCGTCGGCAGCAAGCACATCCCCAACCACGATGACCGCGGTGCGGGTGACGCCTGCCGCCTTCGTCTCGTCGGCGAGGTCGGCGAGCGTGCACCGCAAAACCGTCTCCTGCGGCCAGGAGGCGAATGCCACTACAGCGCACGGGGTTTTTGGCCGATACCCGCCCGCGAGCAGTTCCGGAACGATCGCGTCGATCTGAGCGGCGGCCAGATGCAGCACCAGCGTGGAGCCTGACGCCGAGAGCGTTCGCAGGTCCTCTCCCGGCGGCATCGCCGTCGACAGCGTCGCCACCCGCGTCAGCGTCACCGTCTGCGCGACGCCGGGCACCGTGAGTTCGCGGCCTAACACCGCAGCGGCGGCGGCAAACGCCGGTACGCCAGGGACGATTTCGTAATCGACGCCGAGCGCGTCGAGCCGACGGCATTGCTCGGCGAGCGCGCTGTAAATCGACGGATCGCCCGAATGCAGCCGCGCGACGTCGCGGCCCGCGGCGTGCGCATCGGCCAGTTCGGTGATGATCTGGTCGAGCGTCAGCGGGCCGGTGTCGATCACACGTGCGTCCGGCGGACACATCGCCAGCAGATCGTCGGGCATGATCGAGCCCGCGTAGAGGCAGACCGGGCAGCGACTCAGCAACCGCTGACCGCGCACGGTGATCAGATCGGCTGCGCCGGGCCCGGCCCCGATGAAGTAGACGGTCATGGCTTGGTCACCGACCACTGTGTTACGGGCAACGCGGGCCGCCAGCCGGTGAAGCCGCCGACCGGCTCGCCGCGGTAGTGCTGGAACCGCCGAAGCACGCCGCCCAAGCGGGAATACCATTGGGCGAGAATGGCTTCGGATTCTGCGGTGACGGCGTTGGCGACCAGCCGTCCGCCCGCCGGTAGTCGGTCGTAGCAGGCGTCGAGCAGCCCCGGTTGGGTCACACCACCGCCGATGAAGATCGCCGACGGCCGCGGCAATTCGTCGACACCACGGTCGCTCAACACGGCTTCGTCAAATGCCGCAGGCGCCTCACCGCGTACGTCGACAACGACTCCGTGCCTCAAGCAATTCTCGGTGATGCGCTGCCGGCGATGCTCGTCGCGTTCGAATGCGACTGCTCGACAACCGCTCCCGCTGCGACACCATTCGATCGCGATGCTGCCCGACCCCGCGCCGACGTCCCACAGCCGCTCGCCCTTCTGCGGTGCCAGCGCGGCGAGGGTGACCGCCCGCATCGATTGTTTGGTGATCTGGCCGTCGTGCGCATACGCATCGTCGGGCAGCACCGACAGCCGAGTGTCATCGGGCAGGTAGCGCACGGCAACCACGTTGAGGTCATCGACATCGTCGGGTGGACTTGCGGCCCACTGTCCGGCGGTCGCGTCGCGGCGGCGCTCGGTCGGTCCGCCGAGTTGCTCGAAAACCGTCAGTTGAGAGTCAGCGCGCCCGCCGTCGGTGAGCAACCGGGCCAACAAGCCCGGGCCATCGCCGTCGCGGCAGAGGACGATCGCGTGCCCGCTGGGCCGTACTGCCGCGGGCAGATCGGCTGTCATCAGGCTGATCACCTCGGTTTCCTGGACCGCCCAGCCGAGCCGCGCACATGCCAATGACACCGATGACACGTGCGGCAGCACCGTCACCTTGTCCGCGCCGAGGAGCCGGATCAGCAGGCGGCCGACTCCGTGCAGCATCGGGTCTCCGCTGGCGACAACATGTACATCGCCCTCGATGCTGCCGAGCGTCTCCACCATGCCGAGCATCGGCGATGACCACTGTCTGCGCTCCGCTGCGACGGTGTCGTCGAGCAGGTCGAGTTGGCGATGAGAGCCGTAAACGATTGTCGCCCTGCGCAATTCAGCGGCTGATGTCGGCGAAAGGCCCGCCATGCCGTCCGCGCCGATTCCAACGACCACGATCACCGGGGCATCCTCCGCCAGATGAATCGCGGCGTCATCCGGAACGCGAACGCGAGCAGCCCCAGAGGCGCGGGCACCCACACCGTGGACCGGCCCTTGCGCAACGCGTGTGCCGCCGCGGTCGCGACTTGGGCGGGTGTGCGGGAGAACGGCGCGGGAGTCATGCCCTCGGTCATCCGTCCAATCACAAACCCGGGCCGCACGACCAGTAGATGAACGCCCGTGCCGTGCAGGGCGTCGGCAAGGCCGCTGCAGAAGCCGTCGAGGCCGAGCTTC from Mycobacterium sp. JS623 encodes:
- a CDS encoding phosphotransferase family protein, which encodes MTPGIPRTPENVTPAWLGSVLGAEVRYVGVTPIGTGQTGATYRVSATYAADVDLPDTFAVKLPATDDTVRERVALGYRSEVEFYTDVAEHMSVPVPGCYFSDISDSGADFVLVLADMAPAVQGDQIAGCTPEEAQLAVDAIAGLHGPSWCDPTWLGLASISMPKPGDEAAAKGLGDVSVMAADITIEKLGPRMSTEDCETLRAAMGLVTPWLLAEPDRFSLMHGDYRLDNLLFDPDRTRITVVDWQTMGVGLPTRDLAYFTATSLAPEMRAEIERDLVSRYHDALSGYGVTGYDAETCWRDYRLGVVQAPLISALGFAFAASTERGDEMMLTMFHRGCRAIRELETLELINSY
- a CDS encoding precorrin-2 C(20)-methyltransferase — its product is MSRGTLWGVGLGPGDPELVTVKAARVISEADVVAYHSARHGRSIARGIAEPYLQPGQIEEHLVYPVTTETTDHPGGYAGAMEDFYRESADRIAAHLEAGRNVALLAEGDPLFYSSYMHMHTRLTERFDAVIVPGVTSVSAASAATGRPLVQGDEVLTILPGTLPVDELKRRLADTDAAVVLKLGRSYPAVREALSSAGRLDKAFYVERASTPEQRVLAAGEVDDDTVPYFSLAMLPGAAAADAPTGSVAVVGLGPGDTAWMTPQSRRELAAATDLIGYGPYLDRVGTRDGQHRHPSDNTDEPARARLACTLAQQGHAVAVVSSGDPGVFAMATAVLEEAKQWPGVAVRVIPAMTAAQAVASRVGAPLGHDYAVISLSDRLKPWEVIEQRLTAAAQADLVLAIYNPASKTRTWQVGAMRDLLLAHRDCSTPVVIGRDVSGPREEVRVVRLADLDPADVDMRCLLIIGSSQTQWYSDEAGDRVFTPRRYPEF
- the cobM gene encoding precorrin-4 C(11)-methyltransferase is translated as MTVYFIGAGPGAADLITVRGQRLLSRCPVCLYAGSIMPDDLLAMCPPDARVIDTGPLTLDQIITELADAHAAGRDVARLHSGDPSIYSALAEQCRRLDALGVDYEIVPGVPAFAAAAAVLGRELTVPGVAQTVTLTRVATLSTAMPPGEDLRTLSASGSTLVLHLAAAQIDAIVPELLAGGYRPKTPCAVVAFASWPQETVLRCTLADLADETKAAGVTRTAVIVVGDVLAADGFSDSYLYSSSRVRRGRH
- a CDS encoding cobalt-precorrin-6A reductase; protein product: MRVLLLGGTSEARALAARLHPDVDLISSLAGRVPDPALPVGEVRIGGFGGVEGLRQWLSETGVDVVVDATHPYAATITANAAAACDAVGLPHLVLARPPWDPGDAIVVHSDADAAKTVATEHFSRVFLTTGRSGTAAFVDVDAWFLIRAVTAPDADALPRRHQLVLSRGPYRYDDELALLREHRVDALVTKNSGGAMTRPKLDAASALGVAVVMVDRPPLPAGVTTVSTVDDAVDWVSSC
- a CDS encoding bifunctional cobalt-precorrin-7 (C(5))-methyltransferase/cobalt-precorrin-6B (C(15))-methyltransferase is translated as MIVVVGIGADGMAGLSPTSAAELRRATIVYGSHRQLDLLDDTVAAERRQWSSPMLGMVETLGSIEGDVHVVASGDPMLHGVGRLLIRLLGADKVTVLPHVSSVSLACARLGWAVQETEVISLMTADLPAAVRPSGHAIVLCRDGDGPGLLARLLTDGGRADSQLTVFEQLGGPTERRRDATAGQWAASPPDDVDDLNVVAVRYLPDDTRLSVLPDDAYAHDGQITKQSMRAVTLAALAPQKGERLWDVGAGSGSIAIEWCRSGSGCRAVAFERDEHRRQRITENCLRHGVVVDVRGEAPAAFDEAVLSDRGVDELPRPSAIFIGGGVTQPGLLDACYDRLPAGGRLVANAVTAESEAILAQWYSRLGGVLRRFQHYRGEPVGGFTGWRPALPVTQWSVTKP